In Nitrosophilus labii, the following proteins share a genomic window:
- the istA gene encoding IS21 family transposase, whose product MISYEEFVMIHTLKKQGYSIRGISRITGLDRRTISKRLKEESLKPRKKVVYKSKLDTFKSYIEKRVKEALPDKIPSTVIYREILDMGYEGKGRVVQSFVSDLYKKFMPLKEESIVRFETLPGEQAQVDWTVIKGGKNPIYAFIMILGYSRYTYVCFTDNMRYETFEDCHKKAYSYFGGIPKNILYDNLKSVVIKRNAYGAGKHKFNEKFLDFSRDYGFNPLLCKPYRAKTKGKVERYIGYLKRNFYIPLKAKLKNSSLVIDCKLLNSQIFSWLEITSNRVHSTLKQKPRELFEIEKKALLPLVKTAEPRSSLMIHTKSNSTNKKVFVSIDKNNNFFRKTEYSKEDNKLYLKILDDKVKIEPQTSLKDYEDLLQEAVNE is encoded by the coding sequence ATGATAAGCTATGAGGAGTTTGTAATGATACACACTTTAAAAAAGCAGGGGTACAGCATAAGGGGGATATCGAGAATTACCGGTTTAGATAGAAGAACAATTTCAAAAAGACTCAAGGAAGAGAGTTTGAAACCAAGGAAAAAAGTTGTTTACAAATCGAAGCTCGATACTTTTAAATCGTATATTGAAAAAAGAGTAAAAGAGGCTTTGCCAGATAAAATCCCTTCCACTGTTATTTACAGGGAGATTTTGGATATGGGATATGAAGGAAAAGGAAGAGTTGTTCAAAGCTTTGTAAGTGATTTATATAAAAAGTTTATGCCTTTAAAAGAGGAGAGTATTGTAAGATTTGAGACTTTGCCTGGTGAGCAAGCTCAAGTTGATTGGACAGTTATAAAAGGCGGCAAAAATCCAATATATGCATTTATAATGATACTTGGATACAGCAGATATACATACGTCTGTTTTACGGACAATATGAGATATGAGACATTTGAAGATTGCCATAAAAAAGCATATTCTTACTTTGGCGGAATACCTAAAAATATACTTTATGATAACCTAAAAAGTGTTGTAATAAAAAGAAACGCATATGGAGCAGGAAAACACAAATTTAATGAAAAGTTTCTTGATTTTTCACGAGACTACGGTTTCAATCCACTTCTATGCAAACCATATAGAGCTAAAACGAAAGGGAAAGTTGAAAGATATATAGGATATTTGAAAAGAAACTTCTATATACCCTTAAAAGCAAAGCTGAAAAATTCTTCTCTTGTCATCGATTGTAAGCTTTTAAATTCACAAATATTTAGCTGGCTTGAGATTACAAGTAATAGAGTACATTCTACACTGAAGCAAAAACCGAGAGAACTGTTTGAAATAGAAAAGAAGGCTCTGCTGCCACTTGTAAAAACAGCAGAGCCGAGGAGTTCATTAATGATACATACGAAAAGTAATTCTACAAACAAAAAGGTTTTTGTGTCAATAGATAAAAACAACAACTTTTTTAGAAAAACCGAATATTCAAAAGAGGATAATAAACTTTATTTAAAAATATTGGATGATAAAGTAAAAATAGAACCACAAACCTCTTTGAAAGATTATGAGGATTTGTTACAGGAGGCTGTAAATGAGTAG
- the istB gene encoding IS21-like element helper ATPase IstB: MSSNKSIQKKSISYEAASIDERIKEYALIFRLPAIQESYSYIAEQSMKENLSYTRFLLKLFEYEYEKKIQRSKETTLRLAGFPKVKTLEMFDFKSSSVDKNMINELSTLRFIDNAENILLIGPSGVGKTHLAIALGYIATQNRIKTRFITAADLLLQLEIAQQAGRLNDYFKKVINIPKLLIIDEFGYIKLNENQANLFFQVINKRYESGSIIITSNLNFTKFKEVLNNDEALTTAILDRLIHHSHILNIQGESYRLKQKRKAGIFTGLNS; the protein is encoded by the coding sequence ATGAGTAGCAATAAATCAATACAAAAAAAGAGCATATCATATGAAGCAGCCTCTATAGATGAAAGAATAAAAGAGTATGCCCTAATTTTCAGATTACCGGCAATACAAGAGAGCTACTCATATATCGCAGAACAGTCTATGAAAGAGAATCTCTCATATACCCGGTTTTTATTGAAACTATTTGAGTATGAGTATGAAAAAAAGATTCAAAGGTCCAAAGAAACCACTCTTAGATTGGCGGGATTTCCAAAGGTTAAAACTTTAGAGATGTTTGACTTTAAAAGCTCATCTGTAGATAAAAATATGATAAATGAACTATCTACTCTAAGGTTTATAGATAATGCCGAAAATATCCTGCTTATTGGTCCAAGCGGTGTAGGAAAAACCCATCTTGCCATAGCCTTGGGATATATAGCAACACAAAATAGAATAAAGACCAGGTTTATTACCGCTGCAGATCTGCTATTGCAGCTTGAAATAGCCCAGCAGGCAGGCAGATTGAACGACTATTTTAAAAAAGTGATAAATATCCCAAAACTCTTGATAATAGATGAATTTGGATATATAAAACTAAATGAAAATCAGGCCAACCTCTTTTTCCAGGTAATCAACAAAAGATACGAGAGCGGCTCGATCATAATCACATCCAATCTTAACTTTACCAAATTCAAGGAGGTACTTAACAATGATGAAGCATTGACTACTGCAATACTTGATAGACTTATTCATCACAGTCATATCTTAAACATTCAGGGTGAAAGCTATAGGCTTAAGCAAAAAAGAAAAGCAGGTATTTTTACAGGGTTAAACAGTTAG
- a CDS encoding pyridoxal phosphate-dependent aminotransferase — MFSKRIESLSESMTIAITSLARELRASGKDVLSFSAGEPDFDTPKAIKEAAIKAMEEGFTKYTAVEGIPELLEAISDKLKRDNNLTYSKKQIIVSNGAKQSLFNLFQALIDKGDEVIIPSPYWVTYPELVKYSEGVPVFVDTTEESGFKITPEQLKKAITPKTKMLILTTPSNPTGAVYLKEELEALAEVLKGTDIYVASDEMYEKLTYEGEFVSTASISEDMYNRTITINGLSKSAAMTGWRFGYLAAPNEEIVKAMKKLQSQSTSNICSITQKAAIPGLDGTIDKDIEYMKEQFKKRRDEACDMFNSIGGLSVIKPAGAFYLFVNHSEIENDSLKFAKEFLEKEGVAVVPGIGFGKDGYFRFSFATDIETIREGINRIKRFVQNY, encoded by the coding sequence ATGTTTTCTAAAAGGATAGAGTCTCTTTCAGAATCTATGACTATAGCGATAACATCGCTAGCTAGAGAGTTAAGGGCTAGCGGAAAAGACGTTCTTAGTTTCTCAGCCGGTGAACCCGATTTTGATACTCCAAAAGCTATAAAAGAGGCCGCTATAAAGGCTATGGAAGAAGGTTTCACAAAATATACGGCCGTTGAAGGTATCCCTGAACTTTTAGAAGCTATTAGTGATAAGCTTAAAAGAGATAATAACCTAACATATTCAAAAAAGCAGATCATAGTTAGTAACGGCGCAAAGCAGTCACTTTTTAACCTTTTTCAAGCTTTAATCGATAAAGGAGATGAAGTAATCATACCTTCACCGTACTGGGTAACCTACCCCGAACTTGTAAAATATTCCGAAGGAGTACCGGTTTTTGTAGATACCACAGAAGAGAGCGGTTTTAAAATCACTCCTGAACAACTTAAAAAAGCGATTACTCCTAAAACAAAAATGCTCATCTTAACCACGCCTTCAAACCCTACGGGAGCGGTTTACTTGAAAGAGGAACTAGAAGCTCTGGCCGAGGTTTTAAAAGGAACGGATATATATGTGGCAAGTGATGAGATGTACGAAAAACTAACTTACGAAGGGGAGTTTGTCTCAACGGCTTCAATTAGCGAAGATATGTATAACAGAACTATTACTATAAACGGTCTTAGCAAATCCGCGGCAATGACGGGATGGAGATTTGGTTATCTTGCAGCGCCTAATGAAGAAATAGTAAAAGCTATGAAAAAACTCCAGTCTCAAAGTACCTCAAATATCTGTTCTATTACACAAAAGGCCGCTATTCCTGGACTAGATGGAACTATAGATAAAGATATAGAGTACATGAAAGAGCAATTTAAAAAAAGAAGAGACGAAGCTTGCGATATGTTCAATAGTATAGGGGGCTTAAGCGTAATCAAACCTGCCGGTGCGTTTTATCTTTTTGTAAATCACTCCGAAATAGAAAATGACTCTTTAAAGTTCGCAAAAGAGTTTTTAGAAAAGGAAGGAGTTGCCGTAGTTCCAGGTATCGGTTTTGGTAAAGATGGATACTTCAGATTCAGCTTTGCAACTGATATTGAAACTATAAGAGAAGGTATTAACAGAATAAAAAGATTTGTTCAAAACTATTAA
- a CDS encoding archaemetzincin family Zn-dependent metalloprotease — translation MGRYRRVLIKTFSISDISFIKKLTVKVKEVLNMEVQYIGDLPLPYSAYNPLRRQFLAEKFLETLLLEKDFEEDIILGICDVDLFEPGLNFVFGMASPFYSVCIVSTKRLKNSFYNLPENDSLLFNRVLTESIHEIGHTLGLEHCSNFPCVMNFSNSIDETDKKGYLFCEDCLEKFQKIVCTIHHF, via the coding sequence ATGGGTAGATATAGAAGAGTTTTGATAAAAACGTTTTCTATTAGTGATATATCGTTTATTAAAAAGCTTACTGTAAAAGTCAAAGAAGTTTTAAATATGGAGGTTCAATATATCGGCGATCTGCCTTTGCCGTACTCCGCTTATAATCCGCTAAGAAGGCAGTTTTTAGCGGAAAAGTTTTTGGAGACTCTACTTTTGGAGAAAGATTTTGAAGAAGATATTATTCTTGGGATATGCGACGTTGATCTATTTGAGCCGGGACTAAATTTTGTTTTTGGGATGGCTTCTCCTTTTTATTCCGTATGTATCGTATCGACGAAAAGGCTTAAAAACTCGTTTTATAATCTTCCTGAGAACGATTCGTTGTTATTTAATAGAGTTCTAACAGAATCTATTCACGAGATAGGTCATACTTTAGGGCTTGAACACTGTTCAAATTTTCCTTGTGTTATGAACTTTTCGAACTCTATCGATGAGACCGATAAAAAAGGGTATCTATTTTGTGAAGATTGTCTAGAAAAATTCCAAAAAATTGTCTGTACTATCCATCATTTTTAA
- a CDS encoding anaerobic ribonucleoside-triphosphate reductase activating protein translates to MQDSGIKVYGLTTFTLLDFPDRPSCIIWLAGCNMRCPYCHNPDIVFGKNEKDFSEILKFLKKRRRVLEGAVISGGEPTLHKDLEKICKAVKDLGYKIKLDTNGSNPKLLKELLDEGLLDYVALDLKATKEKYQKITKTNFFDKTIESLKILNDSNIEFEVRTTVHTDLLNENDVEDISKILKNMNFRGKFYIQNFIKIEKLLEDMQNQKRILAIDKLNLAVEAGFRNF, encoded by the coding sequence ATGCAAGATAGCGGTATAAAGGTATACGGATTAACGACTTTTACTCTGCTTGATTTTCCGGACAGGCCGTCTTGTATAATCTGGCTTGCCGGATGCAATATGAGATGTCCTTATTGCCACAATCCGGATATAGTTTTTGGAAAAAACGAGAAAGATTTTTCTGAAATTTTAAAGTTTTTGAAAAAACGAAGAAGGGTCTTAGAAGGAGCAGTAATAAGTGGCGGCGAACCTACTCTGCATAAAGATTTGGAGAAGATCTGTAAAGCCGTTAAAGATTTGGGTTATAAAATAAAACTCGATACCAACGGAAGCAATCCAAAACTATTAAAAGAACTTTTAGATGAGGGGCTTTTGGATTATGTGGCTCTTGATCTAAAAGCTACAAAAGAGAAGTATCAGAAGATAACAAAAACTAATTTTTTTGATAAAACGATAGAGTCGTTGAAGATATTAAACGACTCAAACATAGAGTTTGAAGTAAGAACTACGGTTCATACCGACCTTTTAAACGAAAATGATGTTGAAGATATTTCTAAAATCTTAAAAAATATGAATTTTAGAGGAAAATTTTATATTCAAAACTTTATAAAGATAGAAAAGCTTCTAGAGGATATGCAAAACCAAAAAAGAATTTTAGCTATAGACAAACTCAATTTAGCCGTTGAAGCTGGTTTTAGAAATTTTTAG
- the nrdD gene encoding anaerobic ribonucleoside-triphosphate reductase, with product MRREEILELLKHKRTKCMVYTRVMGYHRPVESFNIGKKGEHIERKQFKEEKCKIAV from the coding sequence ATGAGAAGAGAAGAGATTTTAGAATTACTTAAACACAAAAGAACAAAATGTATGGTTTATACGAGAGTTATGGGTTATCATAGACCTGTTGAGAGTTTTAACATAGGTAAAAAAGGCGAACATATAGAGAGAAAACAGTTTAAAGAGGAAAAATGCAAGATAGCGGTATAA
- a CDS encoding ribonucleoside triphosphate reductase: MRLPLPKIIIKRDGSTEEFKAYKIEDAIKAAFDSVLVPYDKRVYESVLIRISFDTVKAVEEIQDIIEYELYRAGYFDVMKSFITYRFLHKMQREHIAGLSDDTTFINSTQSVQEYINKSDWRINANANTGYSNAGLVNNLAGKIIANFWLDKVYSKIEGYAHRNADIHIHDLDCLTGYCAGWSLRALLNEGFNGVRGRVESKPPNHFRSALGQMANFLGILQSEWAGAQAFSSFDTYLAPYVFKDDLPYEEVKEAIRSFVYNLNVPARWGQSPFTNITIDWTVPDDLKDQIPTKNDRHLFEDIKDDEKLLKKAKERGVDSLTSLTYKHFQKEMNIINRAFYEVMTEGDKSGQPFTFPIPTVNITEDFDWYGENTDILFENTAKIGSSYFQNFIGSQYIIDPKTGEKKPNPDSYKPNAVRSMCCRLQLDLRELLKRGNGLFGSAEMTGSIGVVTINMARLGYRFKGDKKGFYQELERLMDIAKSTLEKKRRFVNEMFERGLYPYTKRYLANFNNHFSTIGVNGMNEMIRNFTNDAYDITDERGIEFAMEVLDFMREKLRVYQEETGNLYNLEATPAEGTTYRFAKEDKKRYPDIIQAGFGENIYYTNSSQIPVGYTDDPFEALELQDDLQCKYTGGTVLHLYMSEKVSSAEAARRLVRAVIENYKLPYITVTPLFSVCPKHGYLNGEHEFCPKCDEELIEEYLSNENEKA; the protein is encoded by the coding sequence ATGAGATTGCCTCTTCCTAAAATTATCATTAAAAGAGACGGTTCTACTGAGGAATTTAAGGCATACAAAATAGAAGATGCCATAAAAGCGGCTTTTGACAGTGTTTTAGTGCCTTATGACAAAAGAGTATATGAGAGTGTTCTTATAAGAATATCTTTCGATACGGTAAAAGCTGTTGAAGAGATACAAGATATCATAGAGTATGAGCTTTACCGTGCCGGCTATTTTGATGTGATGAAATCTTTCATAACTTACAGATTTTTGCATAAGATGCAAAGAGAACATATCGCCGGGCTTAGTGACGACACTACTTTTATCAACTCTACACAAAGTGTACAAGAGTATATAAACAAAAGCGATTGGAGAATCAACGCAAACGCCAATACCGGTTACTCAAACGCAGGCCTTGTAAATAATTTAGCAGGAAAGATAATTGCCAACTTTTGGCTTGATAAAGTATATTCGAAAATAGAAGGGTACGCTCATAGAAATGCAGATATTCACATACACGATCTTGACTGTCTTACCGGATATTGTGCAGGATGGAGTTTAAGAGCTCTTTTGAACGAAGGTTTTAATGGAGTTAGAGGTAGAGTAGAGAGTAAGCCGCCAAACCATTTTAGATCCGCTCTTGGTCAGATGGCAAATTTTTTGGGAATTTTGCAAAGCGAATGGGCCGGAGCTCAGGCATTTAGTTCTTTTGATACATATCTGGCTCCATACGTTTTTAAAGATGATTTGCCTTATGAAGAGGTAAAAGAGGCGATTAGAAGTTTTGTTTACAATCTCAACGTTCCAGCACGCTGGGGGCAGAGTCCTTTTACAAATATAACTATCGACTGGACTGTTCCAGATGATCTTAAAGACCAGATTCCAACCAAAAACGATCGCCATCTTTTCGAAGATATCAAAGATGACGAAAAACTTCTAAAAAAAGCTAAAGAGAGGGGAGTGGATAGTCTAACATCTTTGACCTACAAACATTTCCAAAAAGAGATGAATATCATCAATAGAGCTTTTTACGAAGTTATGACTGAGGGCGATAAGTCCGGTCAGCCTTTTACTTTCCCTATACCTACCGTCAATATAACCGAAGATTTTGATTGGTACGGGGAAAATACCGATATTTTATTTGAAAATACGGCTAAAATCGGAAGTAGTTATTTTCAAAACTTTATTGGAAGTCAATATATCATAGACCCAAAAACCGGTGAAAAAAAACCAAATCCAGACAGTTATAAACCAAATGCGGTAAGAAGTATGTGCTGCAGGTTGCAACTAGATCTAAGAGAGCTTTTAAAAAGAGGAAATGGACTTTTTGGAAGCGCTGAGATGACGGGAAGCATCGGTGTTGTTACTATCAACATGGCAAGACTTGGATATAGATTTAAAGGGGATAAAAAAGGTTTTTACCAAGAACTCGAAAGACTTATGGATATAGCAAAATCTACGTTAGAGAAAAAAAGAAGGTTTGTAAATGAGATGTTTGAAAGAGGGCTTTATCCATATACTAAAAGATATCTTGCAAATTTCAACAACCATTTTTCAACTATCGGTGTTAACGGAATGAATGAGATGATTAGAAATTTCACTAATGACGCATACGACATAACGGATGAGAGAGGCATAGAGTTTGCGATGGAAGTTTTGGATTTTATGAGAGAAAAGTTGAGAGTTTATCAAGAAGAGACAGGAAATCTTTACAATCTAGAGGCCACTCCCGCCGAAGGAACTACTTATAGATTTGCAAAAGAGGATAAAAAGAGATATCCAGATATTATCCAAGCCGGTTTTGGAGAAAATATCTACTATACAAACTCTTCGCAGATTCCGGTTGGGTATACCGATGATCCTTTTGAAGCGCTGGAGTTGCAAGATGACTTGCAATGCAAATATACAGGCGGTACGGTTTTACACCTATATATGAGTGAAAAAGTAAGCTCTGCAGAAGCCGCAAGAAGATTAGTGCGTGCAGTTATCGAAAACTATAAACTACCTTACATAACCGTAACACCACTTTTTTCCGTATGTCCTAAACACGGCTATCTTAACGGCGAGCATGAGTTTTGTCCAAAATGTGACGAAGAGTTGATAGAAGAGTATTTAAGTAACGAAAATGAAAAAGCTTAA
- a CDS encoding autotransporter assembly complex protein TamA produces MRIFIILIVPIFMFASQFGILFEGNKTFDKKILYKELGFEQSFWDKVLYRKFEPKVNEKLLDTLKKELEFFYKQEGFWHIEIKLKKDMKNKKAIFVIYENAPIIVKKIEITSDFKINNLIGPKEKERFSTKKFIKSKESIKKALLKNGFCSYYFNPKAYIYTKTNEAFLVYYVEKNSKCKIKDVNIFGLKSISKDVVLSHIYITPQDYFALEKIEQSYKKLYSLEYFRNIIIDYSKKIDNQILVDIHLKERKKIHIYKAGLGYESLNGFHINFSYKNLNFHQKQFELQTNYSQNKKEIFVKLFTPTVEIFKKKFDLVNEALYNMEKYDNFDEKKGKLGATLLKEYYDLSYKFSLFWENIDIYNSLISENSGRFDIIYPFFGMIYDKRDSKIYPKRGFYIKNDLEGSLKQISSATYIKNSAEIGFFKSWKYITFFLRTKLGFINTFQADLPSSKLFFAGGIKSNRAYSYNRLTATDSIYKSGGKSLFETTIETDFPLYKRLKAAFFWDRTVLSSKSFRYDLKPVNGVGFGFRYPTPMGNLKLDFGFDTNDFRQNALHISIGATF; encoded by the coding sequence GTGAGAATTTTTATTATTTTAATAGTTCCTATTTTTATGTTTGCTTCTCAATTTGGTATCTTATTTGAAGGAAATAAGACTTTCGATAAAAAAATATTATATAAAGAACTGGGTTTTGAACAGAGTTTTTGGGATAAAGTCTTATATAGAAAATTTGAACCTAAAGTGAACGAAAAACTTCTCGATACTCTAAAAAAAGAGCTTGAATTTTTTTACAAACAAGAGGGTTTTTGGCATATAGAAATTAAACTTAAAAAAGATATGAAAAATAAAAAAGCTATATTTGTTATTTACGAAAATGCTCCAATAATAGTCAAAAAGATAGAAATAACTTCAGATTTTAAAATAAATAATCTTATAGGTCCAAAAGAAAAAGAGAGATTTAGTACAAAAAAATTCATAAAATCTAAAGAATCAATCAAAAAAGCGCTTTTAAAAAATGGCTTCTGCAGTTATTACTTTAACCCAAAAGCATATATATACACTAAAACAAATGAAGCTTTTTTGGTCTATTATGTTGAAAAAAATAGCAAATGCAAAATTAAAGATGTCAATATATTTGGACTAAAAAGTATCTCAAAAGATGTAGTCTTGTCCCATATATATATAACTCCGCAAGATTATTTTGCTCTGGAAAAGATAGAGCAAAGTTACAAAAAACTTTACTCTTTAGAGTATTTTAGAAATATTATCATAGACTACTCTAAGAAGATAGACAATCAAATTTTAGTGGACATTCATCTTAAAGAGAGAAAAAAGATCCATATCTATAAAGCCGGGCTAGGATATGAGAGTCTAAACGGTTTTCATATAAATTTTTCATACAAAAATCTTAACTTTCATCAAAAACAGTTCGAATTACAAACTAACTACTCACAAAACAAAAAAGAGATTTTTGTCAAACTTTTCACACCAACTGTAGAGATTTTTAAAAAAAAATTTGATCTTGTAAATGAAGCACTTTATAATATGGAAAAATATGATAATTTTGATGAAAAAAAAGGGAAACTTGGAGCTACATTGTTAAAGGAGTATTATGATCTATCTTATAAATTCTCTCTTTTTTGGGAAAATATAGATATTTATAATAGTTTGATTTCCGAAAATAGCGGTAGATTTGACATTATATATCCATTTTTTGGAATGATATATGATAAAAGAGACTCAAAAATATATCCAAAAAGAGGATTTTATATAAAAAATGATCTTGAGGGGAGTTTAAAACAGATCTCTAGTGCTACATATATAAAAAATAGTGCGGAGATAGGATTTTTTAAAAGCTGGAAATATATAACCTTTTTTTTACGAACTAAACTTGGTTTTATAAACACTTTTCAAGCAGATTTACCATCTTCCAAACTATTTTTCGCCGGGGGTATAAAATCAAACAGAGCTTATTCATACAACAGACTAACTGCTACTGATTCTATATACAAAAGCGGCGGAAAATCACTGTTTGAAACTACTATAGAAACCGATTTTCCCCTTTATAAAAGATTAAAAGCGGCATTTTTTTGGGATAGAACAGTTCTTAGTTCCAAAAGTTTCAGATACGACTTAAAACCAGTTAACGGTGTCGGTTTTGGTTTTAGATATCCTACTCCTATGGGAAATCTAAAACTTGATTTTGGTTTTGATACCAACGATTTTAGACAAAATGCACTACATATCAGTATAGGAGCAACTTTTTGA